In Armatimonadota bacterium, the genomic window CGCCCTGAGCAGCTCGCCGCCGCCGTGCCCTGCGAAGGCCGGCGGCGTCCAGACCATGAGGAGCGCCGCCAGAGCCACTGCCAGGACCTTCAGCATGGAGGGCCTCCTTTCTGCCCTCCCGCCCGGAACATTCTCTTCCGCCTCATAAATCCCTTCCGGTGGAGATCGGAGATTTCACATATAGTGACGCCAAGGCGCCTTAGGGCCCATGGTTGGCCCATTTAGGCTACGAATGTGTGTTCGAACAGTGGAAACTCAACGACGCAGTACAGGCGGAAAAGCCCCCGCCTCCCCGGTACACGAGGTTTGGAACCCGCTACAAGAGGCTACCCGATAACGCGGACGCGTGTGGCCTGAGGCCCCTTCTGTCCCTGCGTGGCCTCGTACTCGACCTTCTGTCCCTCGTTGAGCGTGCGATAGCCGGTTCCTTCGATCCCTGTGTAATGGACAAAGAGATCCCGGCCGCCGTCGTCAGGGGTGATGAAGCCGTACCCCTTCTCGGCGTTGAACCACTTCACAGTCCCGGTTGCCATGCGCTGAACCCCTGCCCTTCCTCACCGAACTGCCCGCAGGCTTCGCTGCAGACGCTTGGTCCCCCATTCCCCACCGAGGCGGAGCAGTCCTGCTGCCGGCGACCGGCCGAAGGGTCTTTCGCGGGTCCCGCTCAGACCGGGGCCGGCGGAGCGACGACGCCCGTCGGAAGCGGGTCAGGGTTGGATGAGCCCTTTCCGGACGGCGTAGCGCACGAGCAGGCTGCGGTCGTGCAGATCCAGCTTCTCCATGATGTGCGCCCGGTGCGTCTGCACCGTCTTCACGCTGATGAAGAGGCGGTCGGCAATCTGCGCATTCGTCAATCCTTCCGCGATCAGGACCAGAATCTCCCGCTCGCGGTCGGTCAGGCCGTCATACCGGCCCGCCCCCTCTCCCGAGCGCATCCGGTCCAGGTAGTCCTGCACCACGCTGCGCGCGACGGCCGGGTAGAGGAAGGCCTCGCCGCGCGCCGCCGCCCGCACCGCCTCCACCAGATCGGTGGCCGCAGCGCGCTTCAGCACATATCCCGCCGCGCCCAGGCGCAGCAACTGGAAGACGTAGGACTCTTCCTCGTGCATGGTCAGGATCAACACCTGGGTCTCCGGCAGGACGCGGCGGATCTCCTGGGTGGCCTCCACGCCGTTTTTCTTCGGCATGCTGATGTCCATGACGACGACGTCGGGACGCAGTTGCCGCGCCAAGCGGACCGCTTCGTCTCC contains:
- a CDS encoding cold-shock protein → MATGTVKWFNAEKGYGFITPDDGGRDLFVHYTGIEGTGYRTLNEGQKVEYEATQGQKGPQATRVRVIG
- a CDS encoding response regulator transcription factor, producing MARPAPQPAPEIRVLIAEDHAVVREGIRMILDAQPDLEVVGEARDGDEAVRLARQLRPDVVVMDISMPKKNGVEATQEIRRVLPETQVLILTMHEEESYVFQLLRLGAAGYVLKRAAATDLVEAVRAAARGEAFLYPAVARSVVQDYLDRMRSGEGAGRYDGLTDREREILVLIAEGLTNAQIADRLFISVKTVQTHRAHIMEKLDLHDRSLLVRYAVRKGLIQP